From Laspinema palackyanum D2c, one genomic window encodes:
- a CDS encoding SPFH domain-containing protein yields the protein MEQFIFIIFLALGGSALAGSVKIINQGNEALVETLGKYNGRKLEPGLRLLTPFMDKIVYKGTIREKVLDIPPQQCITRDNVSISVDAVVYWRIMDMEKAYYKVENLQSAMVNLVLTQIRSEMGKLELDETFTARSEINEILLRELDISTDPWGVKVTRVELRDIVPSKAVQDSMELQMAAERRKRATILTSEGERESAVNSARGKAEAHILDAEARQKAVILDAEAQQKTIVLKAQAVRQEQVLKAQATAEALQIITKTLKDNPDARESLQFLVAQQYMEMGLKIGASDSSKVMFMDPRTIPATLEGMRSIVSEQER from the coding sequence GTGGAACAATTTATCTTTATTATATTTTTGGCCCTCGGCGGTTCTGCCCTAGCCGGTAGTGTCAAAATTATCAATCAAGGGAATGAAGCCTTGGTTGAAACTTTGGGAAAATATAATGGCCGAAAACTAGAACCGGGACTGCGATTACTCACCCCCTTTATGGACAAAATTGTTTATAAAGGAACGATTCGAGAAAAAGTATTAGACATCCCCCCTCAACAATGTATTACTCGCGATAACGTTTCGATTAGTGTGGATGCGGTGGTTTACTGGCGGATTATGGACATGGAAAAAGCCTACTATAAAGTAGAGAATCTCCAGTCTGCAATGGTGAACCTAGTCCTAACTCAAATTCGCTCAGAAATGGGTAAGTTAGAACTGGATGAAACCTTTACCGCCCGGTCAGAAATTAACGAGATTTTATTGCGAGAATTGGATATTTCCACCGACCCTTGGGGGGTGAAAGTCACTCGGGTAGAATTGCGGGATATCGTTCCTTCTAAAGCGGTGCAAGATTCGATGGAATTGCAAATGGCCGCAGAACGTCGTAAACGGGCCACTATTTTAACCTCAGAAGGGGAACGGGAATCGGCAGTTAATAGTGCCCGAGGCAAAGCAGAGGCGCATATTTTAGATGCAGAAGCGCGTCAAAAAGCAGTAATTCTGGATGCGGAAGCGCAACAAAAGACGATTGTTTTAAAAGCGCAAGCAGTCCGCCAAGAGCAAGTTTTGAAAGCGCAAGCGACGGCAGAAGCCTTGCAAATTATCACAAAAACCCTCAAAGATAACCCCGATGCTCGGGAATCTTTACAGTTTTTAGTCGCTCAACAATACATGGAAATGGGGTTAAAAATTGGGGCGAGTGACAGCAGTAAAGTGATGTTTATGGACCCGCGCACCATTCCCGCCACCTTGGAAGGAATGCGATCGATTGTGAGTGAACAAGAACGGTAA
- a CDS encoding Fur family transcriptional regulator — MTVKRTRSQERILNFLKTLNDSISAQDIYVELRHRNQSVSLATVYRALEALKLEGVVQVRTLANGESLYSCLKQDRHHLTCLQCGISLPLDECPVHQLEVELQKAHGFKIFYHTLEFFGLCNKCHLLQQNGSV, encoded by the coding sequence ATGACAGTCAAACGCACCCGGTCTCAAGAACGTATTCTCAATTTCCTCAAAACCCTCAACGACTCCATTTCCGCGCAAGATATTTATGTCGAGTTGCGCCATCGTAACCAAAGCGTCAGTCTTGCCACCGTCTATCGCGCCTTGGAAGCGTTGAAGTTGGAAGGGGTGGTCCAGGTGCGGACCTTGGCAAATGGCGAGTCCCTTTATAGTTGCCTAAAACAAGACCGGCACCACCTGACTTGTTTACAATGTGGCATATCCCTCCCCCTCGATGAATGTCCGGTTCATCAGTTAGAAGTGGAACTACAAAAGGCTCACGGATTTAAGATATTTTACCATACCTTAGAGTTTTTTGGACTCTGCAATAAATGTCATTTACTGCAACAAAATGGCAGTGTTTAA
- a CDS encoding PAS domain S-box protein: MKLQTKLVSSFLGLTAIVALLGINYVNSNQKITRRIEEISTHEIPRIVALEEIKATSLRMITEVTSYALLQSELEGLGENQNNPPSFVGGESTEYQEAYQTLQTWIVKLEQLTPHGEEEQAFLEEVKQVTQEIDRIAQEIIQLKSQNIADPVFSIYQKLEELEEVFVQQLDAQTALSIAQLKEEERLIINHTAQSNLINIVLIVLIAFLAISLGLLLAENIAKPIIKLKNAALAIGEGKLDVRVQINSSSEIGILADTFNSMAEELTKKTVSKHYVDNIFKSLIDCLIVLNPDGTIRDFNFATLFLLGYEDDTELLGHAITLFLKDRITYDELATKAGIANSLIGRKEVEFLSKNGETIPVYFSASVMRDQGGSIEAIVCLAQDIRERKRAESALKESEYRYHTLASISPVGIFRMSQAGQFLYLNERLSQITGLTENQAKTGDWFEAIHPSDRDRVFQEWHQSVKEQLPFQSEFRFLDENGTERWVWGQAICQRDKDCNGSDYVGTIADITERKRMEEALQEANDELETRVQNRTFELRQALEQLQRESLERKLVAEALHQSQERLNGILQSIDDVVWSVSGTTSEVLYLSPAVETIYQRPSLAFFENFNLWQEVIYPQDRSVVDLAFKSSLETGSTDLEYRIVRPSGEVRWLRQRTRLVRDREGNPLRIDGIASDITDRKQAEAKLRKSESRYRKLAKQEALINRLTDQIRNSLEIDTILETAVSEIRSLLQVDRCLFIWYRPQGSGNINASHNGSTPTLSPCWEVVKESHNPDLTSLLGYYPTDPESCLMAKLLNRETIQVDDVRQSQNPDYQKLQTAWGYQAFVALPIQTLNGEIGLVSCGHCQGPRRWSDRELLLLKAIANQVAIAISQAELYTRATDSARHAREKAQQLQHTLRELQKTQTQLIQTEKMSSLGQMVAGVAHEINNPVSFIYGNIEPATEYIHNLLHLLELYQTHYAEPVPEIQEVIEDIDLEFIIDDLPKLLSSMKVGANRIREIVLSLRNFSRLDESQMKSVNLHEGIDSTLLILQNRLKAKPGRSEIKIIKEYDTLPLVECYGGELNQVFMNLLSNAIDALERPLQKNNSKQNTALVPSVTQTEVDPAIAPPNYAPYIRIQTTRPGKNQIEIRISDNGTGMTEQVRQRIFDPFFTTKPVGAGTGLGLSISYQIVVEKHRGKLECYSIPGQGSEFLISLPIHPE; encoded by the coding sequence ATGAAGTTACAAACAAAATTAGTTTCCAGTTTTTTGGGGTTAACAGCCATTGTCGCTCTTCTGGGCATTAATTATGTCAATTCCAACCAAAAAATCACTAGAAGAATTGAGGAAATTTCTACTCATGAAATTCCCCGAATCGTGGCCCTGGAAGAAATAAAAGCAACTTCTCTGCGGATGATCACTGAAGTGACCTCCTATGCTCTACTCCAATCCGAACTAGAGGGTTTGGGTGAAAACCAGAACAATCCCCCTAGTTTCGTAGGGGGAGAATCCACGGAATATCAAGAAGCCTATCAAACTCTACAAACATGGATTGTTAAATTAGAGCAGTTAACCCCCCACGGTGAAGAGGAGCAAGCTTTCCTGGAAGAGGTGAAGCAAGTCACCCAAGAGATTGACCGAATTGCCCAAGAAATTATTCAATTAAAGTCTCAAAATATAGCGGATCCGGTTTTTAGCATTTATCAAAAATTAGAAGAATTAGAAGAAGTTTTTGTACAACAATTAGATGCTCAGACAGCCCTCTCTATTGCTCAGCTTAAAGAAGAGGAGAGATTGATTATAAATCACACGGCTCAGTCCAACTTAATTAATATTGTTTTAATTGTTTTAATCGCGTTTTTAGCCATTAGCTTGGGTTTGTTGTTAGCCGAAAATATTGCCAAACCGATTATCAAGCTCAAAAATGCAGCCCTTGCCATCGGGGAAGGTAAATTAGATGTCCGCGTTCAGATCAACAGCAGCAGCGAAATTGGCATTTTAGCGGATACCTTTAATAGCATGGCAGAAGAACTCACAAAAAAAACCGTCTCCAAGCACTATGTTGATAATATTTTTAAATCACTGATTGATTGTTTAATTGTTTTAAACCCCGATGGAACAATTCGAGACTTTAATTTTGCCACTTTATTCTTGCTGGGATATGAAGACGACACCGAACTGTTAGGACACGCTATTACCCTGTTTTTGAAAGACCGGATTACCTATGATGAATTGGCAACTAAAGCCGGAATAGCCAATAGTTTAATTGGTCGGAAAGAAGTAGAGTTTTTGAGTAAAAATGGGGAGACTATCCCGGTGTATTTTTCGGCGTCCGTGATGCGAGATCAAGGAGGTTCTATTGAGGCGATCGTCTGTTTAGCCCAGGATATTCGCGAGCGAAAACGCGCCGAATCTGCCCTGAAAGAAAGCGAATATCGCTATCATACGTTGGCATCGATTTCCCCGGTGGGAATCTTCCGCATGAGTCAAGCGGGTCAATTTTTGTATTTGAATGAGCGCTTATCTCAAATTACCGGACTCACTGAAAACCAAGCTAAAACTGGAGATTGGTTTGAGGCGATTCATCCGAGCGATCGCGATCGGGTGTTCCAGGAATGGCATCAGTCTGTAAAAGAGCAATTACCCTTCCAATCTGAGTTTCGGTTTTTAGATGAAAATGGCACCGAACGCTGGGTTTGGGGCCAAGCTATCTGCCAACGCGACAAAGACTGTAACGGCAGCGATTATGTGGGAACCATTGCGGACATCACCGAACGCAAGCGGATGGAGGAAGCCCTCCAAGAAGCCAATGACGAACTAGAAACGCGGGTTCAAAATCGAACCTTTGAGTTAAGGCAAGCCTTGGAACAATTGCAACGGGAATCCCTAGAACGGAAGTTAGTCGCGGAGGCATTACATCAAAGCCAAGAACGCCTCAACGGCATCTTACAGTCCATCGATGATGTCGTCTGGTCCGTTTCCGGAACCACCTCAGAAGTGCTCTATTTGAGTCCGGCAGTGGAAACCATATACCAAAGACCTTCCTTAGCCTTTTTTGAAAACTTCAATCTCTGGCAGGAAGTGATTTATCCCCAGGATCGGTCCGTGGTAGATCTAGCTTTTAAAAGTAGTCTGGAAACCGGCAGTACAGACTTAGAATATCGGATTGTGAGACCCTCGGGAGAGGTTCGTTGGTTGCGGCAACGCACTCGGTTAGTACGCGATCGCGAGGGCAATCCCCTCCGAATCGATGGCATCGCCAGCGATATCACCGATCGCAAACAAGCGGAGGCCAAATTACGCAAATCCGAATCACGCTATCGGAAACTCGCCAAACAAGAAGCCTTAATTAACCGCCTCACCGACCAAATCCGGAACTCCCTAGAAATCGATACCATTCTGGAAACTGCTGTGAGTGAAATCCGGTCCTTATTGCAGGTCGATCGCTGTTTATTTATCTGGTATCGTCCCCAAGGGTCAGGAAATATCAATGCTTCTCACAATGGCTCAACTCCTACTCTCTCCCCTTGCTGGGAGGTGGTCAAAGAATCTCACAATCCGGACTTAACCAGCCTCTTAGGGTACTATCCCACAGATCCAGAAAGTTGCCTGATGGCTAAACTCTTGAATCGGGAAACCATTCAGGTAGACGACGTGAGGCAAAGCCAAAATCCCGACTACCAGAAATTACAAACCGCATGGGGTTATCAAGCCTTTGTGGCGTTACCGATTCAAACCTTGAATGGGGAAATTGGCTTAGTTAGTTGTGGTCACTGTCAGGGTCCTCGGCGATGGAGCGATCGCGAACTGTTACTCCTCAAAGCGATCGCCAATCAAGTGGCGATCGCCATTTCCCAAGCCGAATTATACACCCGCGCCACAGACTCCGCCCGCCATGCCCGCGAAAAAGCCCAACAACTCCAACACACCTTACGAGAGTTGCAAAAAACCCAAACCCAACTCATCCAAACCGAAAAAATGTCCAGCCTTGGTCAAATGGTAGCGGGAGTTGCCCACGAAATCAATAATCCCGTTAGCTTCATCTATGGAAATATCGAACCCGCCACCGAATACATCCACAACTTACTCCATTTATTAGAATTATATCAAACCCACTATGCAGAACCCGTCCCCGAAATCCAAGAAGTCATCGAAGATATCGATTTAGAATTTATCATTGATGACCTTCCCAAACTTTTATCTTCTATGAAAGTCGGAGCCAACCGCATCCGCGAAATCGTCCTTTCTTTGAGAAACTTCTCCCGGTTAGATGAATCGCAAATGAAATCGGTTAACCTCCATGAAGGCATCGATAGCACTCTCTTGATTTTACAAAATCGCCTCAAAGCTAAACCGGGACGAAGTGAAATTAAAATTATTAAAGAGTACGATACATTGCCCCTAGTCGAGTGCTATGGCGGTGAACTGAATCAAGTCTTTATGAACCTGCTGAGTAATGCGATCGATGCCTTAGAACGACCCCTACAAAAAAATAACTCAAAACAAAATACAGCCCTGGTACCCAGCGTCACCCAGACCGAAGTCGATCCCGCCATAGCCCCCCCAAATTATGCCCCTTACATCCGAATTCAAACCACCCGCCCGGGGAAAAACCAAATTGAAATCAGAATTTCCGACAACGGCACCGGCATGACAGAGCAAGTCCGACAGCGCATATTTGATCCATTTTTCACCACCAAACCCGTCGGTGCCGGAACCGGATTAGGCTTATCCATCAGCTATCAAATCGTCGTCGAAAAACATCGCGGAAAACTTGAATGTTATTCCATCCCCGGACAGGGAAGCGAATTTTTGATTTCCCTCCCCATTCATCCCGAATAA
- a CDS encoding NfeD family protein produces MALDPISAILLFFSQLNPAVLWLAVGIILCVMELVLPTAFVEFLPGVSALIVAGLSLFIPNFLIQVVLWVGLSAVFIVLFRRFLSKQKVPPSLAEAQEAQTLTAIPPGEAGRVIYDGNSWRAKCSDPEEAIAPHQPVFVVGRQGNTLIVIPEHLLHS; encoded by the coding sequence ATGGCACTTGACCCCATCTCTGCCATTCTCCTGTTTTTCAGCCAGCTTAATCCGGCGGTTTTATGGTTAGCCGTTGGCATCATTCTCTGTGTGATGGAACTGGTTCTCCCCACTGCCTTTGTGGAATTTCTGCCCGGAGTCAGTGCCTTAATTGTTGCCGGACTCTCCTTATTTATCCCCAATTTTTTGATTCAGGTGGTGTTATGGGTGGGACTCTCGGCTGTCTTTATTGTCCTCTTTAGGCGGTTTTTGTCCAAGCAAAAAGTACCCCCCTCTCTGGCGGAGGCACAAGAGGCGCAAACCTTAACGGCAATTCCTCCGGGAGAGGCGGGACGGGTAATCTACGATGGGAACTCTTGGCGGGCTAAATGTTCCGATCCCGAAGAGGCGATCGCCCCCCATCAACCTGTCTTTGTTGTCGGACGCCAAGGGAATACTTTGATTGTTATTCCGGAGCATCTGTTGCATTCATAA
- a CDS encoding ferredoxin-thioredoxin reductase variable chain, translated as MKVGDRVRITQSVIVYHSPEHRNQPYDVKGQEGEVIGIVTEWQGRPVSANLPVYVQFDKKFKAHFREDEIEAIE; from the coding sequence ATGAAAGTTGGCGATCGCGTCCGCATCACACAGTCGGTTATCGTTTACCACAGCCCCGAACATCGCAATCAACCCTATGATGTCAAGGGTCAAGAAGGCGAAGTCATCGGCATTGTTACGGAATGGCAGGGGAGACCCGTGAGTGCTAACCTGCCAGTCTATGTTCAGTTTGACAAAAAGTTTAAAGCCCATTTCCGCGAAGATGAGATAGAAGCCATTGAATAA
- a CDS encoding tetratricopeptide repeat protein, giving the protein MRSPKLMGWVLALSVMITPQLAVGQSIEELSQQGNTAFTAGNYAQAEQIWRQIVTQDANNPAAHIWLGLSLFYQDKVEEAIAQYRQALVLDPNNASAYNNLGNAYTDRQQHEEAIAAYQQALRLNPNQGQTFFNLGVALTAVKRGDEALAAYRRAVALDPNDAEAQVKIANLLVRQNKLDEAVTAYRTAIGLNANDAEAHLNLGLALARQDKVDEAIAAYRQALNINPNLAEVHNNLGVMLRRQNKLEEATAAYERAIAISPNLATAYNGLAAVYREQGNLDQAIAAYRRALALPDRPANPASAHTLAHNGLGLTLKQQGNIAEAIEQFQRAIELSPNYAPAQYNLTQAQQRSN; this is encoded by the coding sequence GTGAGGTCACCTAAATTAATGGGATGGGTGTTAGCGTTGTCTGTGATGATAACACCTCAGTTAGCCGTTGGACAATCTATTGAAGAACTTTCGCAACAGGGCAATACTGCATTTACGGCGGGAAATTATGCCCAAGCGGAACAGATTTGGCGTCAGATTGTGACGCAGGATGCGAATAATCCAGCGGCTCATATTTGGCTCGGGTTATCCTTATTTTATCAGGATAAGGTGGAAGAGGCAATCGCCCAGTATCGGCAAGCGTTAGTCTTGGACCCAAATAATGCCAGTGCGTATAATAATTTGGGAAATGCCTACACCGATCGCCAACAACATGAGGAGGCGATCGCTGCCTATCAGCAAGCATTACGCCTGAACCCCAATCAAGGGCAGACCTTTTTTAATCTAGGAGTTGCCCTCACTGCGGTGAAGCGAGGGGATGAGGCACTCGCTGCCTATCGTCGCGCAGTCGCCCTTGATCCGAATGATGCGGAAGCGCAAGTAAAAATTGCTAATTTGCTGGTTCGGCAGAACAAGTTAGATGAGGCTGTCACTGCTTATCGGACGGCGATCGGGCTCAATGCCAATGATGCGGAGGCGCATCTGAATTTGGGGTTAGCTTTAGCGCGTCAGGATAAAGTAGACGAGGCGATCGCCGCCTATCGGCAAGCGCTGAATATCAATCCCAATCTCGCCGAAGTGCATAATAATTTGGGTGTGATGTTGCGACGGCAGAACAAGTTAGAGGAAGCGACTGCCGCTTATGAACGGGCGATCGCCATCTCACCGAATCTGGCTACAGCATATAATGGGTTAGCCGCAGTCTATCGAGAACAGGGCAACTTGGACCAAGCCATTGCCGCCTATCGCCGTGCTTTAGCCCTCCCGGATCGACCGGCAAATCCAGCCAGTGCTCATACTTTGGCGCATAATGGATTGGGACTAACCCTGAAGCAACAAGGCAACATTGCGGAGGCGATCGAGCAATTCCAACGGGCGATCGAACTCTCCCCCAATTACGCCCCAGCGCAATACAATCTCACTCAAGCTCAACAGCGATCAAATTAA
- the purS gene encoding phosphoribosylformylglycinamidine synthase subunit PurS, producing MTLKKYQAHIYVTLRPSVLDPAGTAVESGLQKMGDRNVEGVRIGKYVELTITSESPEAATKQLDRICDQLLANPVIENYRFELVEVATMMKAGA from the coding sequence GTGACTTTAAAGAAATATCAGGCTCATATCTATGTTACTCTGCGGCCTTCGGTTTTGGATCCGGCAGGAACTGCCGTGGAGTCGGGATTGCAGAAAATGGGCGATCGCAATGTGGAAGGGGTCCGCATTGGCAAATATGTGGAATTGACGATTACTTCGGAATCCCCTGAAGCAGCAACGAAACAACTCGATCGCATCTGTGACCAACTTTTAGCCAATCCTGTGATTGAAAACTATCGGTTCGAGTTAGTTGAAGTGGCAACCATGATGAAGGCGGGGGCATAA
- the purQ gene encoding phosphoribosylformylglycinamidine synthase subunit PurQ, protein MKFGVVVFPGSNCDRDVAYVTQGLLDRPTRLVWHQETDISDLDVVVLPGGFSYGDYLRCGAIAQFSPVMPEIIKHAEQGKLVLGICNGFQVLTEAGLLPGALIRNRDLHFICDRVPMKVENTRLPWTSNYQSGEIITLPIAHGEGRYYADADTLAQLEENGQVVFRYCSPQGESNPESNPNGSLNQIAGICNSRGNVLGMMPHPERASDPMLGDTDGMKLFESVLTAAIAGVR, encoded by the coding sequence GTGAAATTTGGAGTTGTAGTCTTTCCAGGTTCCAATTGCGATCGCGATGTGGCGTATGTCACCCAAGGATTACTTGATCGTCCCACCCGGTTAGTCTGGCATCAGGAAACGGATATCTCGGATTTGGATGTGGTGGTGTTACCCGGAGGATTCAGCTACGGGGACTATTTGCGCTGTGGGGCGATCGCCCAATTTTCCCCCGTCATGCCGGAAATCATCAAACACGCCGAACAGGGTAAATTAGTCCTGGGAATTTGTAATGGGTTCCAAGTCCTTACAGAAGCGGGACTGCTACCGGGGGCCTTAATTAGAAATCGCGACTTGCACTTTATCTGCGATCGCGTCCCGATGAAGGTGGAAAATACCCGTCTGCCTTGGACTTCCAACTACCAATCCGGGGAAATCATCACCCTACCGATTGCCCACGGGGAGGGCCGCTACTATGCCGATGCGGATACCCTCGCCCAACTGGAAGAGAATGGACAGGTGGTGTTTCGCTATTGCAGTCCCCAAGGGGAAAGTAATCCGGAGAGTAATCCCAATGGGTCCTTAAACCAGATTGCTGGGATCTGCAATTCCCGAGGGAATGTTTTAGGCATGATGCCCCATCCCGAACGGGCATCGGACCCCATGTTAGGGGATACCGATGGGATGAAATTGTTTGAAAGCGTGTTAACTGCTGCGATCGCTGGAGTCCGATAA
- a CDS encoding YdcF family protein, which translates to MFLFLSKLLPVFIYPLGLSCLLMLVALVTLWKRPKWASVAIASALVILLLSSNGWVANGIAQSLEWQNLPSGELPNAAAIVVLGGGIKPAIYPRPWVDVSEAGDRVLYGAQLYNRGKAPVVILSGGRIDWKGGGPPEAEDMAYIVAAMGVPTSAILLESNSLNTYENAVEVRKLLEARNIEKRILLVTSATHMPRSLRIFQRQGIDAIPAPTDFLVSQQESDELSESWQSVTLNILPDAYRLQQTTQSLKEYIGTLIYRLRGWL; encoded by the coding sequence ATGTTTTTATTTCTTTCCAAGCTGCTTCCCGTCTTCATTTACCCCCTCGGACTCAGTTGCTTATTGATGCTGGTGGCATTAGTCACTCTATGGAAACGTCCAAAATGGGCATCGGTGGCGATCGCCTCAGCGTTGGTGATTTTGCTTCTGAGTAGTAATGGATGGGTTGCCAACGGCATCGCCCAATCCCTAGAATGGCAGAATTTACCCTCTGGGGAACTCCCCAATGCAGCGGCAATTGTTGTCTTAGGCGGCGGCATCAAACCGGCAATTTACCCTCGTCCCTGGGTGGATGTCAGTGAAGCGGGCGATCGCGTCCTGTATGGGGCCCAACTCTACAACCGGGGAAAAGCACCTGTAGTCATTCTCTCCGGGGGTCGCATTGACTGGAAAGGCGGAGGCCCCCCGGAAGCAGAAGACATGGCCTACATTGTAGCCGCAATGGGGGTTCCCACTTCCGCGATTCTCCTGGAATCCAACTCCCTAAATACTTATGAAAATGCCGTGGAAGTCCGCAAACTCCTAGAAGCGCGAAATATTGAAAAGCGCATCTTACTCGTCACCTCCGCCACCCATATGCCGCGATCGCTGCGGATCTTCCAACGTCAAGGCATCGATGCCATTCCGGCACCCACGGATTTTCTCGTCTCCCAACAGGAAAGCGATGAACTCTCCGAATCCTGGCAATCCGTGACCCTGAACATTCTCCCCGATGCCTATCGCCTCCAACAAACAACCCAATCTCTCAAAGAATATATTGGCACCCTCATCTATCGTCTCAGAGGTTGGCTATAA
- a CDS encoding protein phosphatase 2C domain-containing protein — MSSSEPLYCPNPTCTQPENPVGNRFCDACQTPLLYRYLWAVGSAAAGYPIGELIGDRYRVVSPQIWLDIQPALAPFVPETLPEAILSYLQLYPHRLHIPEVYGFCPLGEGSNAPNLLLLDNVPVDGNTATLYPGMLELWPQSPPVRQVYWLWQILQLWKPLLELGVASSLLKADNIRVQGSRVWLRELYGDASLITQPDLQDLGYHWLTWAGKVAAPVGDRLQEIGKQMRRPNAEFQAIAPQVNQLLLELTAQLPLRVRVAGVSDSGPNRHHNEDSCYPTLNDIAQIDKPHTHPLLNHLAVVCDGVGGHEGGEVASQLAVQALKLPIQALMREIAEEPGLAMPEVVSEQLEAILRVVNNTIAAQNDKQGRASRQRMGTTLVMTLQLPQKVTTASGQEFANAHELYVVHIGDSRAYWITPNYCQQLTVDDDVASREVRLGRAPYSQAIRRRDGGALTQALGTREGDLLRPQIQRFVVEEDGLLLLCSDGLSDNDRVEQFWSDCAHDLFSGAISVETAAQWWVDLANEKNGHDNVSVVLSYCRISPEKLVLFDPNQLPPTGLSEDELSDASKALLYEEEDPSPGRRRQSKGDRTGLTLSQTIALLVAVTLISAAVGFAAWWQIDSAGLTQLRERIFQQQQE; from the coding sequence ATGAGCAGTTCTGAGCCACTCTATTGTCCGAATCCAACCTGTACCCAGCCCGAAAACCCGGTGGGAAATCGGTTCTGTGATGCTTGTCAAACCCCCTTGCTGTACCGCTACTTGTGGGCGGTGGGTTCCGCAGCAGCGGGGTATCCCATTGGCGAACTCATCGGCGATCGCTACCGTGTGGTGAGTCCCCAAATTTGGCTCGATATTCAACCCGCCTTGGCCCCTTTCGTTCCAGAGACATTACCCGAGGCGATTTTGAGCTACCTTCAATTATATCCCCATCGCCTTCATATTCCCGAGGTCTATGGGTTTTGTCCCCTCGGAGAAGGATCCAACGCCCCCAATCTGTTATTACTCGATAATGTCCCCGTCGATGGCAATACCGCCACCCTTTATCCGGGAATGTTGGAACTCTGGCCCCAGAGTCCCCCAGTCCGCCAAGTCTATTGGTTATGGCAAATTCTGCAACTCTGGAAACCCTTACTAGAATTGGGCGTCGCCTCTAGTTTACTCAAAGCCGACAATATCCGGGTCCAGGGGTCGCGAGTCTGGTTGCGAGAACTCTATGGCGATGCCAGTTTAATTACCCAACCGGATTTACAAGATTTAGGGTATCACTGGTTAACTTGGGCGGGAAAAGTGGCCGCCCCAGTGGGCGATCGCCTCCAAGAGATTGGTAAACAAATGCGGCGTCCCAATGCTGAATTCCAGGCGATTGCCCCCCAAGTCAACCAACTCCTCCTCGAACTCACCGCCCAATTACCCCTCCGTGTGCGCGTCGCCGGAGTTAGCGACTCAGGACCCAATCGCCACCATAACGAAGATTCCTGCTATCCCACCCTCAATGACATCGCCCAAATCGATAAACCCCATACCCATCCCCTCCTCAATCACTTAGCCGTTGTCTGTGATGGCGTCGGAGGACATGAAGGGGGCGAAGTCGCCAGTCAACTGGCCGTCCAAGCCCTGAAACTGCCCATTCAAGCCCTGATGCGGGAAATCGCCGAAGAACCGGGCCTCGCCATGCCTGAAGTCGTCAGCGAACAACTAGAAGCCATTCTGCGCGTGGTCAACAACACGATCGCCGCCCAAAATGACAAACAAGGACGGGCTTCCCGGCAGCGCATGGGGACAACCTTAGTCATGACCCTGCAACTCCCCCAAAAAGTCACCACCGCCAGTGGTCAAGAATTTGCCAACGCCCATGAACTCTATGTGGTTCATATTGGCGACAGTCGCGCCTATTGGATTACCCCCAATTATTGCCAACAACTCACCGTAGATGATGATGTCGCCTCCCGAGAGGTCCGCCTCGGTCGCGCCCCTTATTCCCAAGCCATCCGTCGCCGCGATGGTGGGGCGCTCACCCAAGCCCTAGGCACCCGGGAAGGGGACTTATTGCGCCCCCAGATTCAGCGGTTTGTCGTGGAAGAAGATGGGTTGCTGCTACTCTGTTCCGACGGATTAAGCGATAACGATCGCGTGGAGCAATTTTGGTCCGATTGCGCCCATGACTTGTTTAGCGGGGCAATTTCCGTAGAAACAGCGGCCCAATGGTGGGTAGACCTTGCCAATGAAAAGAACGGCCATGATAATGTTTCTGTGGTCCTCTCCTATTGCCGCATTTCCCCGGAAAAACTGGTCCTGTTCGACCCGAATCAACTCCCTCCTACGGGATTATCCGAGGATGAACTCTCCGATGCGTCTAAAGCTTTACTTTATGAAGAGGAAGACCCATCCCCGGGCCGTCGTCGCCAGTCCAAGGGCGATCGCACCGGATTAACTCTTTCCCAAACCATCGCCCTTCTAGTCGCTGTGACCCTCATCAGCGCAGCCGTAGGCTTTGCCGCCTGGTGGCAAATCGACTCAGCAGGACTCACCCAACTCCGCGAAAGAATCTTCCAACAACAACAAGAATAA